In Desulfovibrio sp., a single window of DNA contains:
- a CDS encoding site-specific DNA-methyltransferase → MVKNNPVTGSISPGKRSRLAEGYAQADAERSVTVSLPSRGQLLLPLMRCLEANGGSASPAEVYDQVAAEYGATTEVRSAEAIFVGSGPRNLFERQVRHAQQFGKIKGLIEARRRGHWSLTDKAFGVLENARPGVVLAVFETSRGLALWGHVEEAASLIEPGSVDTIFTSPPYPVLSQKEYGGPKDAATWLSWMFDLVDLWRPLLAPGGSMFINLGAEVYRRGQPFQSLYLERFAVGMEDRCGMQLAQRWWWHNPAKLGSIHWVSIRRRRLKQTIEPIYWWVNVKDGIQDAANNQMVLQPYKDKKRPYKTGIRPSGIDIGVGAFDKDNGGAIPSTLIIKANSSSNDPYRRACRAAGIKIHPATFPESLPERAILMTTQPGDLVLDPFFGSGSTGVVAERLGRRWIGIDRARGYLRGAALRFTDAVMTDFPPDAMSR, encoded by the coding sequence GTGGTGAAGAATAATCCGGTGACCGGTTCCATCTCACCAGGAAAGCGGTCGCGGTTGGCCGAGGGATACGCCCAAGCGGACGCCGAGCGCTCGGTGACTGTTTCGCTGCCGAGCCGAGGACAACTGCTGCTGCCGTTGATGCGATGCCTTGAAGCGAATGGCGGCTCCGCTTCACCTGCAGAGGTCTATGACCAAGTGGCCGCCGAGTACGGCGCAACCACCGAGGTCCGCAGCGCGGAGGCGATCTTTGTCGGCAGCGGGCCACGCAATCTCTTCGAGCGGCAAGTTCGGCACGCCCAGCAGTTCGGCAAGATCAAGGGCCTGATCGAGGCACGACGTCGCGGGCACTGGTCACTCACTGACAAGGCTTTTGGTGTCCTTGAAAACGCACGGCCAGGAGTGGTGCTGGCGGTGTTCGAAACATCCCGGGGACTGGCTTTGTGGGGGCATGTTGAGGAAGCGGCTTCGCTTATCGAGCCCGGGTCCGTCGATACCATATTCACCTCTCCGCCCTACCCCGTTTTGAGCCAGAAGGAATACGGCGGACCGAAGGATGCAGCCACGTGGTTGTCCTGGATGTTCGACCTTGTGGACCTCTGGCGCCCGCTGTTGGCGCCCGGCGGTTCGATGTTCATCAATCTTGGCGCGGAGGTGTACCGGCGCGGCCAGCCGTTCCAGAGCCTTTATCTGGAAAGATTTGCCGTTGGCATGGAGGACAGGTGCGGCATGCAGCTGGCCCAGCGGTGGTGGTGGCACAATCCGGCGAAGCTGGGCTCCATCCATTGGGTATCGATCCGCCGGCGGCGGCTGAAACAAACCATCGAACCCATTTATTGGTGGGTGAACGTCAAGGACGGGATCCAGGATGCGGCCAACAATCAGATGGTCCTGCAGCCTTACAAGGATAAAAAGCGCCCTTACAAAACCGGCATCCGGCCATCCGGCATCGACATCGGCGTTGGTGCTTTTGACAAGGATAATGGCGGCGCGATCCCGTCGACCCTGATCATCAAAGCAAATTCATCGTCGAACGACCCATACCGTCGGGCATGCAGGGCGGCCGGCATCAAAATCCACCCGGCGACTTTTCCTGAGAGCCTGCCGGAACGCGCAATCCTGATGACGACGCAACCTGGTGACCTGGTGCTCGATCCTTTCTTTGGCTCCGGATCCACCGGCGTGGTTGCGGAACGTCTTGGGCGGCGCTGGATCGGCATTGACCGAGCGCGGGGTTACCTTCGTGGCGCCGCACTCCGTTTTACGGACGCCGTGATGACGGATTTTCCACCCGACGCTATGTCGCGCTGA
- a CDS encoding TraC family protein produces the protein MTKTLQFPTGLSVDTLNLRGYQPDQHLFRLSGPAIGAGFVCRMAPVLATNGQDAFKRLSRMVSGLSGDWPEGAVLQVTLFANSSVAGLDQIPGERVPDIVQQAVSEQNAHFVEAQQTAFATPHVYKFQVVVSFSIPSSNQPTFPEIAVLEGLRNSFQAELRHLGMDPVPLTIDNHVGLVSKVMDLAPNLSLEDGTPLTPGAPDSDEQDQFTQQFHHRVIGALELDQFSDYDPVSMMPMFATHVHCGGDDLPSQFLVAASIVYGDHTKDRSAVGRAHSIATNPVYKIVSHLSRSAASHARKVQKVYDLCNGDKYERPVSFKLSFVTISDSDRGAECDMMRLQTRAGAYGIRCRRLANDHRALLAALPFGLVKLTPRDRRGFSVAAPSQFTHLLPVVGDWSGNSHYTGLPFVSRGGQAMMFDAFESMTNFNTVVSGEAGSGKTTLVKDQILSTIAQGGRAWVIDSDGDYTAFCRNLNGHLVTIGEDGCPNLTPFCHVEDFDYEGDTVTGLIAALVGAALLGRQSCPTDIMLCHLRAIVAQAWHEAGKALTMDALHQKALAYFEQQLVDPHDASEIVRGLAMWTSSGVGGHLFNGPNMIDLSNQLVVLDVSAVRYHSALRSAVAVSLIAFITWQMAIPRREEFKVAVVDSIDEFLLGNGWLASIFIEAWCLARKYRGSWIATTQRSGFVQGSALEAEIWAMSAHRLFLGTRMTSMPGETTRFHLSEEAIAALETVRGVRGLFIEAMIHTAGGCGIGRLHLPAFKKILYSSERQIVNLLEQFRSEGLSTAAAVRRLINERSQSCAAAAE, from the coding sequence ATGACCAAGACCCTTCAGTTTCCAACCGGTTTGTCCGTGGACACCCTCAACCTGCGCGGCTACCAGCCCGATCAACATTTGTTCCGTCTTTCCGGTCCCGCCATCGGCGCAGGATTCGTTTGCCGGATGGCGCCGGTGCTGGCGACCAACGGACAAGACGCATTCAAGAGGCTATCGCGCATGGTTTCCGGGCTTTCGGGAGACTGGCCCGAGGGCGCGGTCCTGCAAGTGACGCTTTTCGCCAACAGTTCGGTCGCAGGGCTCGACCAGATTCCCGGTGAGAGGGTCCCTGACATCGTGCAGCAAGCCGTGTCCGAGCAGAACGCTCATTTCGTCGAGGCGCAGCAGACGGCCTTCGCTACTCCCCACGTGTACAAATTCCAAGTGGTGGTTTCGTTCTCTATCCCCTCTTCTAATCAGCCAACCTTTCCGGAGATCGCTGTGCTGGAAGGCCTCCGCAATAGCTTCCAGGCTGAATTGAGGCATCTGGGCATGGACCCGGTGCCGCTGACGATAGACAACCATGTCGGGTTGGTGTCGAAGGTGATGGACCTGGCTCCCAATCTGAGCCTCGAGGACGGCACGCCGCTGACACCTGGAGCACCCGATTCGGACGAGCAGGACCAATTCACCCAGCAGTTCCATCATCGCGTTATCGGCGCCCTGGAACTCGATCAGTTCAGCGACTATGACCCTGTTTCAATGATGCCGATGTTTGCCACCCATGTGCACTGCGGAGGCGATGATCTGCCCTCGCAGTTTCTGGTGGCGGCTTCAATTGTCTACGGCGATCACACGAAGGATCGGTCGGCAGTGGGGCGCGCGCATTCGATTGCGACGAATCCGGTTTACAAGATAGTTTCCCATTTAAGCCGGTCGGCCGCTTCGCACGCACGAAAGGTGCAAAAGGTCTACGATCTCTGCAATGGAGATAAATATGAGCGCCCGGTGTCGTTCAAGCTCAGCTTTGTGACCATCTCCGATTCGGACCGGGGTGCCGAGTGCGACATGATGCGGCTGCAGACCCGCGCCGGAGCCTATGGCATCAGATGCCGGCGTCTGGCCAATGACCACCGCGCTCTTCTGGCGGCTCTACCGTTTGGCCTGGTGAAGCTGACCCCCAGAGACCGCAGGGGCTTTTCGGTGGCGGCGCCATCCCAATTCACCCACCTCCTTCCAGTTGTCGGCGATTGGTCGGGCAATAGCCACTATACCGGCTTGCCCTTCGTCTCCCGGGGTGGCCAAGCGATGATGTTCGACGCGTTCGAGAGCATGACCAATTTCAACACTGTGGTCAGCGGCGAAGCAGGATCCGGCAAGACCACCCTGGTCAAAGACCAAATCCTTTCAACCATTGCGCAGGGTGGCCGGGCGTGGGTGATCGACTCCGACGGCGATTACACCGCGTTCTGCCGTAACCTCAATGGCCATTTGGTGACGATCGGTGAAGACGGTTGCCCAAATTTGACGCCGTTTTGCCATGTCGAAGATTTCGATTACGAGGGAGATACAGTCACCGGTCTGATTGCCGCCCTCGTCGGCGCTGCGCTGCTGGGGCGGCAGTCATGCCCCACGGACATCATGCTGTGTCACCTGCGGGCTATCGTGGCTCAGGCCTGGCATGAAGCTGGAAAGGCGCTGACCATGGACGCGCTCCATCAGAAAGCCCTCGCCTATTTCGAACAGCAGCTGGTTGATCCCCACGACGCCAGTGAGATTGTGCGCGGGCTGGCGATGTGGACTTCTTCTGGCGTTGGTGGACATCTGTTCAATGGCCCCAACATGATCGACCTTTCGAACCAGCTGGTTGTCCTCGACGTCAGCGCCGTCCGGTATCATTCGGCCCTTCGGTCTGCGGTGGCGGTGTCCCTGATCGCCTTCATCACCTGGCAGATGGCCATCCCCCGGCGCGAAGAGTTCAAGGTGGCGGTAGTCGACAGCATTGACGAGTTTTTGCTTGGAAATGGTTGGTTGGCATCGATTTTCATCGAGGCCTGGTGCTTGGCGCGCAAGTATCGTGGATCCTGGATTGCAACGACCCAGCGGAGCGGTTTTGTCCAAGGGTCTGCTCTTGAAGCCGAGATCTGGGCGATGAGCGCACACAGGCTGTTCCTGGGCACGCGGATGACCTCCATGCCTGGCGAGACGACGCGTTTTCATCTGTCCGAAGAAGCCATTGCTGCGCTTGAGACGGTTCGCGGAGTTCGCGGTCTCTTCATTGAAGCAATGATCCACACGGCTGGCGGCTGCGGCATTGGTCGATTGCACCTGCCGGCCTTCAAGAAGATCCTCTATTCAAGCGAGCGCCAGATCGTAAATTTGCTGGAGCAGTTCAGGAGTGAGGGTCTTTCGACGGCGGCTGCGGTTCGCCGGTTGATTAATGAGCGCTCCCAAAGCTGTGCAGCCGCGGCGGAATGA
- a CDS encoding DNA cytosine methyltransferase — translation MVSLEPTRRGVLFDLFCGGGPLALGAEQAGFDVALGADLEPVHCAVHHHNFGYGRAVAADLSLAKGIDLRRAASHKDEIDLVTLGRSPDFLLGAPPCQGFSSAGRRDYNDPRNELVFHFHRLVQELEPRYALMENVAGMASGQFSGLLDELVEAYHQIGYGVVTPVRILNAAEFGVPQNRDRVMLLIYRYGEKAPVYPDATHSLMPDLLLKRTPTVAEALEGLPEADAFEELLHTDEVDATGHWGGANLYAQYMRGLANDPDDLSYRRIWNPAMLTCSKRTVHAPAVVERYAAVPPGGKCEGHNLVRLHLERQAPTLRAGSVARSYEGKRHSAQTAARPLHPVRPRVITVREGARLHSVPDWFRFHSTVMQGFRELGNSVPPLLARAVMHEIRNAAGLAPAQPSEEVPLGDPTLLAMTDRNAGEMFRAA, via the coding sequence ATGGTTTCTCTTGAGCCGACACGACGTGGCGTTCTGTTCGATCTGTTCTGTGGCGGCGGGCCGCTGGCCCTTGGCGCCGAGCAAGCGGGTTTTGATGTGGCACTTGGGGCTGACCTCGAGCCCGTCCATTGCGCCGTTCATCACCATAATTTCGGTTACGGCAGGGCGGTCGCGGCCGACTTGTCTCTCGCCAAGGGGATCGACCTTCGACGGGCTGCCAGCCACAAGGATGAGATCGACTTGGTGACCTTGGGCCGCAGCCCCGATTTTCTGCTTGGCGCCCCTCCCTGCCAGGGATTTTCAAGCGCGGGGCGACGCGACTACAACGATCCGCGCAATGAACTCGTTTTTCATTTCCACCGTCTCGTCCAAGAACTTGAGCCGCGATACGCGCTGATGGAGAACGTCGCCGGCATGGCCTCCGGCCAGTTCTCCGGCCTGCTCGATGAATTGGTCGAGGCGTATCATCAGATTGGCTACGGCGTCGTGACGCCGGTGCGGATCCTCAATGCGGCCGAGTTCGGTGTTCCGCAAAACCGGGATCGCGTGATGCTCCTGATCTACCGTTATGGCGAGAAGGCTCCCGTCTATCCGGACGCAACACATTCCCTGATGCCGGATCTGCTGCTCAAGCGGACGCCGACAGTGGCCGAAGCACTGGAGGGATTGCCGGAGGCGGATGCATTCGAAGAGTTGCTGCACACCGATGAGGTTGACGCCACCGGACACTGGGGCGGCGCCAACCTTTATGCCCAATACATGCGCGGGCTCGCCAACGATCCTGACGATCTTTCCTATCGTCGAATCTGGAACCCGGCGATGCTGACCTGCAGCAAGCGGACCGTCCATGCCCCGGCGGTGGTCGAGCGGTATGCCGCGGTTCCGCCAGGTGGTAAGTGCGAAGGCCACAATCTGGTTCGGCTGCATCTCGAACGACAGGCCCCTACGCTGCGCGCAGGATCGGTTGCCCGCTCCTATGAAGGAAAGCGGCATTCGGCGCAGACCGCGGCGCGGCCGCTCCACCCTGTCCGCCCTCGGGTCATTACGGTGCGAGAGGGAGCGCGGTTGCACAGCGTTCCCGACTGGTTCCGCTTCCACAGCACCGTAATGCAAGGATTTCGCGAACTGGGCAATTCGGTACCGCCCCTGCTCGCTCGCGCGGTTATGCATGAAATACGAAACGCCGCCGGTCTGGCACCGGCCCAACCCTCCGAAGAGGTTCCGCTGGGCGATCCCACTTTGCTTGCCATGACCGACAGGAATGCTGGGGAGATGTTCCGCGCCGCGTGA
- a CDS encoding MT-A70 family methyltransferase: MTIDRAVISQQFQSLRPAGGFRLIYADPPWSFANFSTAGEAKNPKAHYGCESVEDLKRMPVELLAAKDCVLAMWATFPMLPQALDLLGAWGFAYKAGGTWGKQSSTGEKIAFGTGYIFRSAAELLLVGTRGKPTWGNRRTRNLWLAPIREHSRKPDNVRDDMAALVPGSRIELFAREAATGWSIWGNETGKFDKTVAA; encoded by the coding sequence ATGACGATCGACCGCGCCGTGATTAGCCAACAGTTCCAGTCGTTGCGTCCCGCAGGTGGTTTCCGCCTGATTTACGCGGACCCGCCTTGGTCGTTCGCGAACTTCTCGACGGCCGGCGAAGCGAAGAACCCGAAGGCCCATTATGGATGCGAGTCCGTCGAGGATTTGAAGCGAATGCCGGTCGAGCTACTAGCCGCAAAGGATTGCGTTTTGGCCATGTGGGCGACTTTCCCAATGTTGCCGCAAGCGCTCGATTTGTTGGGCGCATGGGGGTTCGCATACAAGGCCGGCGGTACCTGGGGAAAGCAGTCCAGTACGGGCGAGAAAATCGCATTTGGGACGGGCTATATCTTCCGCTCGGCTGCCGAACTGCTGTTGGTTGGCACACGCGGCAAGCCCACTTGGGGTAATCGCCGGACGCGTAACCTGTGGCTGGCGCCGATCCGCGAGCACTCCCGGAAGCCTGACAATGTGCGCGACGATATGGCCGCCCTGGTGCCCGGTTCGCGCATCGAACTCTTTGCCCGCGAGGCGGCGACCGGTTGGTCAATCTGGGGCAACGAGACCGGCAAGTTTGACAAAACGGTCGCAGCTTGA
- a CDS encoding DNA cytosine methyltransferase: MEHRVYLGLGQHRGAPRIWLQGQCLRDAGALPGVRFRLIPDPANRTLVIEITDDGDRRVSSKGPDYPVVDINFSGLTDILGRVERLKVVFKPGKIVVTVHPDELATEERLNRLQQELASGVPLTVGSVFHGGGVMEAALHEGFKRAGIETEMGFAIELNGRFLEASLRNNPVWRSGKGVAICGSADDVELGELPKVSILQAGIPCDGASLSGRARRRLTSAEGHPDVGHLFVTFLNIVKATQPAVIVMENVAPYQNTASWAAISAVLKILGYDLHETILDGNEMGALEGRKRLCAVAVTHGQGFSWDGLCPVRVKEATLGEILDPAAGAWSEMAGLKAKQARDQVKYADEGWGTGFKMQIVDAASSSVPTVCKDYYKVRSTEPKVQHPSDPNLLRQLTPAEHAAVKGIPFSLVAGEVLTVQHQILGQSVIYPAFVAVGQHVGLCLRGVRQNVHRFIEKVETAVEEIAQVAMVAASRKPVAQQLALF; encoded by the coding sequence ATGGAACACAGGGTATATCTTGGTCTCGGCCAGCATCGCGGCGCTCCTCGAATTTGGCTGCAGGGGCAATGCCTGCGCGACGCCGGCGCCTTGCCTGGTGTCAGGTTTCGCCTGATCCCCGATCCTGCCAATCGCACCCTGGTGATCGAGATTACCGACGATGGCGATCGCCGTGTCTCGAGCAAAGGTCCCGATTACCCAGTGGTCGACATCAATTTCAGCGGCCTGACCGATATTCTCGGCCGCGTCGAGCGGCTGAAGGTGGTCTTCAAGCCCGGCAAGATCGTCGTCACGGTACATCCCGACGAATTGGCGACCGAAGAAAGGCTCAACCGTCTCCAGCAGGAACTGGCGTCCGGGGTGCCGTTGACCGTCGGCAGCGTATTCCATGGTGGGGGGGTCATGGAAGCCGCTTTGCACGAGGGCTTCAAGCGCGCCGGCATCGAAACCGAGATGGGCTTTGCCATCGAATTGAACGGCCGCTTCCTTGAGGCATCCCTACGCAACAACCCGGTGTGGCGCTCGGGCAAAGGTGTCGCCATTTGCGGATCGGCCGACGACGTCGAGCTTGGCGAACTGCCGAAAGTGTCGATCCTTCAAGCCGGTATTCCCTGTGATGGTGCCAGCCTCAGCGGCCGGGCTCGCCGGCGGCTCACCAGCGCCGAGGGGCATCCCGACGTCGGCCACCTGTTCGTTACCTTCCTCAACATCGTGAAGGCCACGCAGCCAGCGGTGATCGTCATGGAGAACGTCGCGCCCTATCAGAACACAGCGAGCTGGGCAGCCATCAGCGCTGTATTGAAGATCCTGGGCTACGACCTCCACGAGACGATCCTTGACGGCAATGAGATGGGGGCGCTCGAAGGGCGCAAGCGCCTCTGCGCCGTGGCAGTGACGCATGGGCAAGGCTTTTCTTGGGACGGCCTCTGCCCCGTGCGGGTCAAGGAGGCGACCCTGGGCGAGATTCTTGATCCTGCAGCCGGCGCTTGGTCGGAGATGGCGGGGCTCAAGGCCAAGCAGGCTCGGGACCAAGTCAAATATGCCGATGAAGGATGGGGCACTGGCTTCAAGATGCAGATCGTCGATGCCGCGTCGTCGTCTGTGCCGACTGTCTGCAAGGATTATTACAAGGTCCGCAGCACGGAGCCGAAGGTCCAGCATCCCTCGGATCCCAACCTGCTGCGCCAGTTGACCCCGGCTGAACATGCCGCCGTGAAGGGCATACCCTTCTCCCTGGTGGCTGGCGAGGTCCTGACCGTTCAGCACCAGATTTTGGGCCAGTCCGTGATCTATCCGGCATTCGTCGCCGTCGGCCAGCATGTTGGTCTCTGCCTGCGCGGGGTCCGGCAGAACGTCCATCGCTTCATTGAAAAGGTCGAGACTGCTGTCGAGGAAATCGCTCAGGTGGCCATGGTTGCGGCCAGCCGGAAGCCGGTCGCGCAACAACTGGCCCTATTCTGA
- a CDS encoding DUF4942 domain-containing protein — protein MELIRRATVAELEGHRNKALDLFAQAFDLLEQARRFARDAAPSIQGVCSFDDAARDALAPRYAGYHETERRDRFLTSMRRNVDAGVWTHLLNATELEKLMDKKARDQFREQLRQDPPPATVENCYATMQSLMGDADMIFRRGIAEVFSNLDRRFRSHDGFKIGSRIVLTRVFNEHGSWNHWTRHDDSLRDVERVFSVLDGKQQPDRLAGIIGAVDGRRRLGNPTAYTAETEYFRIKVFLNGNAHLHFKRNDLVREVNKLLGEYYGDVLGASADVAETKPDFNRAVAKNFGFFETPEDVAHRVMEAVGYLKDSTVLEPSGGRGALATRMVQAGAKVTCVEIQAQHVDHLRTQAGYEKVVLGDFFDMTPEALGSFDRVVMNPPFDGQRDIDHVRHAVRFLKPGGKLVAIMSAGVEFRENAKAVAFRTLVERMKGTYRDLPAGSFAESGTMVNTVIVTLKKPL, from the coding sequence ATGGAATTGATTCGTCGGGCGACAGTTGCGGAGTTGGAAGGGCATCGCAACAAGGCGCTCGATCTTTTCGCGCAGGCCTTCGACCTGTTGGAGCAGGCGCGCCGTTTTGCGCGAGATGCCGCCCCGTCCATCCAGGGCGTATGCAGCTTTGACGACGCGGCGCGAGACGCCTTGGCCCCCCGTTACGCCGGCTACCATGAAACCGAGCGTAGGGACCGCTTCTTGACGTCGATGCGCCGCAACGTTGATGCCGGCGTCTGGACGCATCTGCTCAACGCCACCGAGCTTGAAAAGCTGATGGATAAGAAGGCGCGGGATCAGTTCCGCGAGCAGCTGCGCCAAGATCCGCCGCCGGCGACAGTGGAGAACTGCTACGCCACGATGCAGTCGTTAATGGGCGATGCTGACATGATATTTCGCCGCGGTATCGCGGAAGTTTTCTCGAATTTGGATCGGCGCTTCCGGTCGCACGACGGCTTCAAGATCGGCAGCAGGATTGTCTTGACGCGAGTTTTCAACGAGCACGGTTCCTGGAATCACTGGACCAGGCACGATGATTCCTTGCGTGACGTTGAACGCGTTTTTTCCGTTCTTGATGGGAAACAACAGCCGGACCGCCTGGCCGGCATAATCGGGGCGGTCGACGGGCGGCGCCGACTGGGAAACCCTACTGCCTACACCGCCGAGACCGAATATTTCCGGATCAAGGTGTTTCTCAATGGCAACGCTCACCTCCATTTCAAGCGCAATGACCTGGTGCGAGAGGTCAATAAGCTGCTCGGTGAATATTATGGTGATGTGCTCGGCGCCAGCGCCGATGTCGCAGAGACAAAGCCCGACTTTAATCGGGCGGTGGCCAAGAATTTCGGCTTCTTCGAGACACCCGAAGACGTTGCCCACCGCGTCATGGAGGCCGTAGGCTATCTGAAAGATAGCACCGTGCTGGAACCCAGTGGTGGGCGAGGTGCGCTCGCGACCAGGATGGTCCAGGCCGGTGCTAAAGTGACTTGCGTCGAGATACAGGCGCAGCATGTCGACCACCTGCGGACCCAGGCAGGATATGAGAAGGTGGTGCTGGGCGATTTCTTCGATATGACGCCCGAGGCACTGGGCAGTTTCGATCGCGTGGTCATGAATCCCCCTTTCGACGGACAAAGGGACATCGACCACGTCAGGCATGCAGTTCGCTTCCTGAAACCCGGCGGCAAGCTGGTGGCGATCATGTCCGCCGGCGTGGAGTTTCGGGAGAACGCGAAGGCCGTTGCTTTCCGCACCTTGGTGGAGCGGATGAAGGGCACCTACCGGGATTTGCCGGCCGGCTCGTTTGCTGAATCGGGAACCATGGTCAACACGGTGATAGTCACCTTGAAGAAGCCCTTGTGA